Proteins encoded by one window of Streptomyces clavuligerus:
- a CDS encoding MFS transporter, with protein MAYEGAFGQRRLTRARWAVAMIFCTHGAVAGSFATRIPWIQDHTGVSAGQLGLALAFPAVGASLAMPLAGWLSHRFGARTALRGLLTLWTLALLLPSLAPDLLTLCAALFVYGATSGMSDVAMNASGVETENRLGRSIMSSLHGMWSVGALIGSAGGTLAAHLGTDARVHHALAVAILTVTGLLACRGVLDLRGTADEEPPPRFALPPRSAVIIGAVGFCAVFAEGASLDWSAIYLRDELGTSDGLAAASTTAFALTMAVARLAGDRVVDRFGTVRTVRTGGVLATAGGLLVVLAPHPAMALTGFGLIGLGVAVVVPLAFAAAARSGPRPAQAIAGVATITYTSSLIAPSAIGGIADLTSMVFSFGLVTALTAGLIVGAGVLRSARGGPAGAPTADRTAPRGAPEPKA; from the coding sequence ATGGCGTACGAGGGAGCCTTCGGGCAGCGACGACTGACCAGGGCGCGATGGGCCGTGGCCATGATCTTCTGTACCCACGGCGCGGTCGCCGGGAGCTTCGCCACCCGGATTCCCTGGATTCAGGACCATACGGGGGTCAGCGCCGGACAGCTCGGGCTCGCGCTGGCCTTCCCCGCGGTCGGCGCCTCGCTGGCGATGCCGCTGGCGGGCTGGCTCAGCCACCGGTTCGGCGCGCGCACCGCCCTGCGCGGGCTCCTCACCCTGTGGACCCTGGCGCTGCTGCTGCCCTCGCTCGCGCCGGATCTGCTCACGCTGTGCGCGGCGCTCTTCGTCTACGGCGCGACCTCCGGGATGTCGGACGTGGCGATGAACGCGTCGGGCGTCGAGACCGAGAACCGGCTCGGCCGTTCGATCATGTCCAGCCTGCACGGCATGTGGAGCGTGGGCGCGCTGATCGGTTCGGCGGGCGGGACGCTCGCGGCGCATCTGGGGACGGACGCCCGCGTGCACCACGCCCTGGCCGTGGCGATCCTCACCGTGACCGGGCTCCTCGCCTGCCGGGGGGTGCTGGATCTGCGCGGCACCGCCGACGAGGAGCCGCCGCCGCGGTTCGCGCTGCCGCCCAGGTCGGCGGTGATCATCGGCGCGGTCGGCTTCTGCGCGGTCTTCGCGGAGGGCGCGAGCCTGGACTGGTCGGCCATCTATCTGCGGGACGAACTGGGCACGTCGGACGGGCTCGCCGCCGCGTCCACGACGGCGTTCGCCCTGACCATGGCGGTGGCACGGCTGGCGGGCGACCGGGTCGTGGACCGGTTCGGCACCGTCCGCACCGTCCGTACCGGCGGGGTGCTGGCCACGGCGGGCGGTCTGCTGGTGGTGCTCGCCCCGCATCCGGCGATGGCGCTGACGGGCTTCGGCCTCATCGGGCTCGGGGTCGCGGTGGTCGTCCCGCTGGCCTTCGCCGCGGCGGCCCGCAGCGGCCCGCGCCCGGCGCAGGCCATCGCGGGCGTCGCGACCATCACCTACACGTCCTCGTTGATCGCCCCCTCCGCGATCGGCGGGATCGCGGACCTGACGAGCATGGTGTTCTCGTTCGGTCTCGTCACCGCGCTGACCGCCGGGCTGATCGTGGGCGCGGGTGTGCTGCGCTCGGCCCGCGGCGGCCCGGCCGGGGCGCCCACCGCCGACCGGACCGCGCCCCGGGGCGCCCCGGAGCCGAAAGCCTGA
- a CDS encoding ROK family transcriptional regulator: MAASPSTARVINDRLALQLLQSEGPLTAGELKAKTGLSRPTVADLVDRLQESGLIQVVGEAGAQRRGPNARVYGIVADRAHLAALDIRTEGVSLVVADLLGATLAEAALPIGDDTGTEPAVERAAALLERTVREAGASRLHSVGVGVPGLIDPATGELRTARGLPAWHRRLVTALQERLPARVVLENETNLAAVAEQRAGAARDRDSFAFLWLGHGVGAGIFLDGRLRRGASGGAGEIGFLPLPGTGGLPSAVGCDGGFHSLVSAGAVHRLAEEYGVGLPGAGARAVDGPPAAAIVAGAVDAGEDAFLDALAHRISLGAAAVTSVLDPGCVVLGGELGLAGGAELARRVEVRLAGLTPLATQVRAGELGGSAVLRGALLTARDQAQDDLFAAATR, encoded by the coding sequence ATGGCCGCATCCCCCAGCACCGCCCGGGTCATCAATGACCGTCTCGCTCTGCAACTCCTCCAGAGCGAGGGGCCGTTGACGGCCGGAGAGCTGAAGGCCAAGACGGGACTGTCCCGGCCCACTGTCGCCGATCTGGTGGACCGGCTCCAGGAGTCGGGCCTGATCCAGGTGGTCGGAGAGGCGGGCGCCCAGCGGCGCGGCCCCAACGCCCGTGTGTACGGGATCGTCGCCGACCGGGCCCACCTCGCCGCGCTGGACATACGGACCGAAGGGGTCTCCCTGGTCGTCGCGGACCTCCTCGGGGCCACGCTCGCCGAGGCGGCGCTGCCCATCGGGGACGACACCGGGACCGAACCGGCGGTGGAGCGGGCCGCCGCCCTGCTGGAGCGGACCGTGCGCGAGGCGGGCGCCTCCCGGCTGCACAGTGTCGGCGTCGGCGTGCCCGGACTGATCGACCCGGCCACCGGGGAGCTGCGGACCGCCCGGGGGCTGCCCGCCTGGCACCGCCGTCTGGTCACCGCGCTCCAGGAGCGGCTGCCCGCCCGGGTGGTCCTGGAGAACGAGACCAATCTCGCCGCCGTCGCCGAGCAGCGCGCCGGGGCCGCCCGCGACCGCGACAGCTTCGCGTTCCTCTGGCTGGGGCACGGCGTCGGCGCGGGCATCTTCCTCGACGGGCGGCTGCGCCGGGGGGCGTCGGGCGGCGCGGGCGAGATCGGCTTCCTGCCCCTGCCCGGCACCGGCGGGCTGCCCTCGGCCGTCGGCTGCGACGGCGGATTCCACTCCCTCGTGAGCGCGGGGGCGGTGCACCGGCTCGCGGAGGAGTACGGGGTCGGTCTCCCCGGAGCCGGGGCCCGCGCGGTGGACGGGCCGCCGGCCGCCGCGATCGTGGCCGGGGCGGTCGACGCGGGCGAGGACGCCTTCCTGGACGCCCTCGCCCACCGGATCTCCCTGGGGGCGGCGGCGGTGACCTCGGTCCTGGACCCCGGCTGTGTGGTCCTCGGCGGTGAGCTGGGGCTCGCGGGCGGGGCCGAGCTGGCGCGCCGGGTGGAGGTCCGTCTCGCCGGGCTCACCCCGCTGGCGACCCAGGTCCGCGCGGGCGAGCTGGGCGGCTCGGCGGTGCTGCGGGGCGCTCTGCTCACCGCCCGCGACCAGGCGCAGGACGACCTCTTCGCGGCTGCCACGCGCTGA
- the ribD gene encoding bifunctional diaminohydroxyphosphoribosylaminopyrimidine deaminase/5-amino-6-(5-phosphoribosylamino)uracil reductase RibD, with protein sequence MATAADIAAMRRAIELAARGLGSTSPNPVVGCVITDASGEIAGTGYHERAGGPHAEVHALRAAGTRARGGTAYVTLEPCDHTGRTGPCSQALLAAGITRVVHAVADPNPQASGGAGTLRAAGVRVECGLLGPEAEAVNAAWLTSVRLGRPQVVWKYAATLDGRIAAEDRSSRWITSPEARADVHRLRAGADAVVIGSGTLRTDDPQLAVRGIEGAVQPLRVVLDSRATVTPAARVLDDAAPTLIAVGEGADTGHLPGVDTVVLPAAPGPGRGLDLHALLAELSARGVRSVLLEGGPTLAGAFVAARAVDKVIGYLAPALLGAGPAALGGAGISTIGEALRLDLTESVRIGPDLRITAVPASVPAAAAGPVSVPVSTPVSAAAPAPEES encoded by the coding sequence GTGGCCACCGCAGCCGACATCGCCGCCATGCGGCGGGCGATCGAGCTCGCCGCCCGCGGACTCGGCTCCACCAGCCCCAATCCGGTCGTCGGATGCGTCATCACGGACGCCTCCGGAGAGATCGCCGGAACGGGGTACCACGAGCGCGCGGGCGGACCGCACGCCGAGGTGCACGCCCTGCGTGCCGCGGGGACGCGGGCCCGGGGCGGCACCGCGTACGTCACCCTCGAACCCTGCGACCACACCGGCCGCACCGGCCCCTGCTCCCAGGCCCTCCTCGCCGCCGGGATCACCCGGGTCGTCCACGCCGTCGCCGACCCGAACCCCCAGGCGTCCGGCGGTGCCGGAACCCTGCGCGCCGCCGGGGTCCGGGTCGAGTGCGGGCTGCTCGGCCCCGAGGCCGAGGCGGTCAACGCCGCCTGGCTCACCTCCGTACGCCTCGGCCGCCCCCAGGTCGTCTGGAAGTACGCGGCGACCCTCGACGGACGGATCGCCGCAGAGGACCGCAGCAGCCGCTGGATCACCTCCCCCGAGGCCCGCGCCGACGTCCACCGGCTGCGCGCCGGGGCCGACGCCGTCGTCATCGGCTCCGGCACCCTGCGGACGGACGACCCCCAGCTCGCCGTCCGGGGCATCGAGGGCGCCGTCCAGCCCCTGCGGGTCGTCCTCGACTCCCGGGCCACGGTCACACCCGCGGCCCGCGTCCTCGACGACGCCGCGCCGACCCTGATCGCCGTGGGCGAGGGCGCCGACACCGGCCATCTGCCCGGCGTCGACACCGTCGTCCTCCCGGCGGCCCCCGGCCCGGGGCGCGGCCTCGACCTCCACGCCCTGCTGGCCGAGTTGTCCGCCCGCGGCGTCCGTTCCGTCCTGCTCGAAGGCGGACCCACCCTCGCGGGCGCCTTCGTCGCCGCGCGCGCCGTCGACAAGGTCATCGGCTATCTCGCCCCCGCGCTGCTCGGCGCGGGCCCCGCCGCCCTCGGCGGCGCCGGAATCTCCACGATCGGCGAGGCGTTGCGGCTCGACCTGACGGAGTCCGTCCGCATCGGCCCCGATCTGCGCATCACCGCGGTACCCGCGTCCGTGCCCGCAGCCGCAGCCGGTCCCGTGTCCGTACCCGTGTCCACCCCCGTATCCGCAGCCGCACCCGCACCCGAGGAGAGCTGA
- a CDS encoding riboflavin synthase translates to MFTGIVEELGQVTGVETLGDSARFRLRGPLVTDGARHGDSIAVNGVCLTVVDHGDGEFTADVMAETLKRSSLGALAPGDRVNLERPTPVGGRLGGHVVQGHVDGVGTIVERAPSEHWELVTVSLPAPLARYVVEKGSITVDGVSLTVVSVGEDRFTVSLIPTTLALTTLGVKGTGDPVNIEVDVIAKYVERLLGHRAAGATGPAGDPEAAR, encoded by the coding sequence GTGTTCACCGGAATCGTCGAGGAACTGGGTCAGGTCACCGGCGTCGAGACGCTCGGCGACTCCGCCCGCTTCCGACTGCGCGGCCCCCTGGTCACCGACGGCGCCCGGCACGGCGACTCCATCGCCGTCAACGGCGTCTGCCTCACCGTGGTCGACCACGGCGACGGCGAGTTCACCGCCGATGTGATGGCCGAGACCCTCAAGCGCTCCAGCCTCGGCGCCCTCGCCCCCGGCGACCGCGTCAACCTGGAGCGGCCCACACCCGTCGGCGGACGCCTCGGCGGCCATGTCGTCCAGGGCCATGTCGACGGCGTCGGCACCATCGTGGAGCGCGCCCCGTCGGAGCACTGGGAGCTGGTCACCGTCTCCCTGCCCGCCCCGCTGGCCCGCTATGTGGTGGAGAAGGGCTCCATCACCGTCGACGGCGTCAGCCTCACCGTCGTCTCCGTCGGCGAGGACCGCTTCACGGTCAGCCTGATCCCGACGACCCTCGCCCTGACCACCCTCGGCGTCAAGGGCACCGGCGACCCCGTCAACATCGAGGTCGACGTGATCGCCAAATATGTGGAGCGGCTGCTCGGCCACCGCGCCGCCGGGGCGACCGGCCCGGCGGGCGATCCGGAGGCGGCCCGGTGA